In the Oncorhynchus nerka isolate Pitt River linkage group LG2, Oner_Uvic_2.0, whole genome shotgun sequence genome, one interval contains:
- the LOC115138938 gene encoding large ribosomal subunit protein eL22-like, with protein sequence MYVCRPDIGFSKPCLFLSGQESPANMAPIKKQVVKKTKTGGKKKKQALKFTLDCTHPVEDGIMDAANFEQFLQERIKVNGKAGNLGGGVVSIERSKSKISVNSEVPFSKRYLKYLTKKYLKKNNLRDWLRVVANTKESYELRYFQINQDEEEEEDED encoded by the exons ATGTATGTATGTAGACCGGATATAGGTTTTAGCAAACCCTGCCTCTTCCTTTCTGGACAAGAATCGCCGGCCAACATGGCTCCGATT AAGAAGCAGGTCGTCAAAAAGACCAAGACGGGTGGCAAGAAGAAGAAGCAGGCCCTGAAGTTCACCCTGGACTGCACTCACCCAGTGGAGGATGGCATCATGGATGCTGCCAACTTT GAACAGTTCCTGCAGGAGCGCATCAAGGTCAACGGTAAAGCTGGGAACCTGGGTGGTGGCGTGGTGTCCATTGAAAGGAGCAAGAGCAAAATCTCTGTGAATTCTGAGGTGCCATTCTCCAAAAG GTACTTGAAATACCTGACCAAGAAGTACCTGAAGAAGAACAATCTGAGGGACTGGCTGCGTGTGGTGGCCAACACCAAGGAGAGTTATGAACTGCGATACTTCCAGATCAaccaggatgaggaagaggaggaggacgaagACTAA